Below is a genomic region from Candidatus Woesearchaeota archaeon.
ATATTGATTTGAGTCAGATTATTGTTTTTTCGCCAAAGAGTTTTGAGGAACAAAAAAATATTATTGCCCAACTTGATGAACAAATTAAAAATAATAAAAATATAGGACTTGTTATTGTGGATTCTTTAGTTATGCATTATAGGTTAAAATTAGAAGGCGCACCACAGAAAATTAATTCTGAACTTGCTGAACAACTTAGAGTTTTAACAAAGATTTCAAGAACTTTTGATATTCCTATTTTTGTTACAAATCAGATGTATACAACTTTTGATACAAAAGAGAGGAGAATGGTTGGCGGAACACTAATTGAGTATTGGTCTAAGACTATTGTTGAGATTGAAAGAGAGGGTGATTCTCGTAGATTAATTTTAAAGAAACATAAGTCAAAAAAAGAAGGTGAGAAGGTAAATTTTGAGATTAAAAATTCAGGAGTTATTTTTAATAAGAATAGAAGTTTTAATTTTTTTAAATAATTTGTATAGAGTTGTAATTTTTTTAGATTAGATAGATTATATTATACAAAGGAATTTAAATAAGTTTTTTCATATTTTTTTATGGTAGAAAAAAAAGTTGTTTTAGATTTAATAGAGATATATAAAAAAGCATGGATTACTCAAGATCCTGAAATGATAATTACTATCTTTCATGAAAATTGTGAATATGGTGAGTATTTATTAAAAGGAGCATATAAAGGTCATCAAGAAATAAAAGATTATTGGCAGAGAAAAGTTGTTGAAGAACAATCAGAGATTAAATTTAATTTATTGAATTTGTATATTGATGGTGATACTGCAATTGCTGAGTGGGATTCAACTTTTTTTAGTAATATTGAGAAAAAAACAATACATATTGTAGAAGTTGCAATTTTAGAAATTTTAGATGGAAAAATAAAAAGACTTAGAGAATATTGGCATTCTGAAAGATTGTAATTAATTTATTCAGCTATTTTTTCTTCTTGAGAAAATGTTGGCTCAACAGGAAGTTTTTTTGTTTTGTTTGGTTCTGAACCTTTAAAATTATCAGCAATTCTTGAGAGTTCATTTACATTATTTATCAGTGTTGGAGTAATTTTTTGGAATACTTTTTCTAGTGCTTTTATTTCTGAATTTACATCAAGGATATTTTTGTCGTATGATGATATTTTACCTATTAATTTAGATTCAAGTTTTGCAAATCCTTCACTTATGTTTAGAATATCATCTTTTAATAAATTGATTTGATTTTCAGTTATATCTTTCCATTTAATTATTTTATTTACACTTTCAATCATGGAGTCCCATTTTTCTTCGATTAGTTTTTCTACAGTTTCATCAATCATTTCAGTTATTTCTTCTTTACCTAAGGAATTATTATTTTGAGGTGTTAATGAATTTTGCATTTCAAAATTTTGTTGTTGATTTAAGTTTTGTTGGTTTGGATTTTGTTGTTCAAATTGATTTGCGTTTTGTGTTTGATTCATATTTGGTTGAGTTTGCGGATTTACAAATTCATCTTGCATATTTGTATTTTGAGTTTGAGTAGGATTTTGATTTGCAAAAGGATTTGCAAAATTTTGTTGCTCAGGACTTTGTGTTTTTACTTGTTCTTGTTGAATTGGAGCCGGAGTCATAGAACTTTTTTGTGTATCAGAAATAGTTGCTTGTTTTATGTCATTAGTTTGTTTTGTTTCTTCATTCTCTTTATGTTTATTAAAGAATCCCATATAATTTTATTTATTTATTTTTTTATATAAGCTATTTTTAACTTTTCAATAGAGAAATTTTATCCTCCTGAAACTACTGAGAGTAATTTTATTTTATCTTTGTCTTCAACTAGAGTTTCTTCAAGACAGACTTCATTGTTTTTTACTAGAATTACGGATTCAATAATTATTTTTTCGTTTTGTAAAATTTCTTT
It encodes:
- the radB gene encoding DNA repair and recombination protein RadB; translation: MSFFLDNCFGNLVGNLEATTITTIFGPPGSGKSTICFEYLNECVKSGKKAIYVDTEGGFSVERLKQIDPNIDLSQIIVFSPKSFEEQKNIIAQLDEQIKNNKNIGLVIVDSLVMHYRLKLEGAPQKINSELAEQLRVLTKISRTFDIPIFVTNQMYTTFDTKERRMVGGTLIEYWSKTIVEIEREGDSRRLILKKHKSKKEGEKVNFEIKNSGVIFNKNRSFNFFK
- a CDS encoding nuclear transport factor 2 family protein, encoding MVEKKVVLDLIEIYKKAWITQDPEMIITIFHENCEYGEYLLKGAYKGHQEIKDYWQRKVVEEQSEIKFNLLNLYIDGDTAIAEWDSTFFSNIEKKTIHIVEVAILEILDGKIKRLREYWHSERL
- a CDS encoding MoaD/ThiS family protein, with the protein product MELYLEKDDTTKNIELKTPTTLKEILQNEKIIIESVILVKNNEVCLEETLVEDKDKIKLLSVVSGG